A window of Thermosynechococcus sp. NK55a contains these coding sequences:
- a CDS encoding creatininase family protein, translating into MPLLHLSTWPEVEAYLNTSKGMIIPIGSTEQHGPMGLIGTDALCAEAIAKGVGETTQALVGPTIAVGMALHHTAFPGTISLRPSTLILVIRDYLVSLVRAGFQRFFFINGHGGNIATVKAAFAETYAVLTDLQIPEADQVRCELANWFMCSSVMQLAREWYGDREGSHATPSEVAVTQFLYPEAIKRVPLNPEVNSSHAIYSAADFRRRYPDGRMGADSSLATPEHGQQFYQRAVQELSDRYRQFLQAD; encoded by the coding sequence ATGCCCCTACTACATTTGAGTACTTGGCCAGAGGTCGAAGCCTATCTCAACACTTCCAAGGGGATGATTATTCCCATAGGCTCTACGGAGCAGCATGGCCCTATGGGTCTAATCGGTACTGATGCCCTCTGTGCTGAGGCGATCGCCAAAGGGGTCGGGGAAACCACCCAAGCGCTTGTTGGCCCCACCATTGCCGTGGGCATGGCTCTACACCATACGGCTTTCCCCGGCACCATTAGTTTGCGCCCTAGTACGTTAATTCTGGTGATTCGCGACTATTTAGTGAGCTTGGTACGGGCAGGCTTTCAACGCTTCTTTTTCATCAATGGTCACGGCGGCAATATCGCTACAGTCAAAGCGGCCTTTGCTGAAACCTATGCTGTCTTGACAGATTTACAAATTCCAGAGGCTGATCAAGTGCGCTGTGAATTGGCCAACTGGTTTATGTGTAGTTCGGTGATGCAACTGGCGCGAGAATGGTATGGCGATCGCGAGGGTTCCCATGCCACCCCCAGTGAAGTCGCGGTGACCCAATTTCTCTATCCAGAGGCCATTAAGCGGGTTCCCCTCAATCCCGAAGTCAATAGCAGTCATGCTATCTACAGTGCCGCAGATTTTCGCCGCCGCTATCCTGATGGTCGTATGGGGGCAGATTCCAGTTTGGCCACCCCTGAGCATGGACAGCAATTTTATCAGCGGGCTGTTCAGGAGTTGAGCGATCGCTACCGTCAATTTCTTCAAGCCGACTAA
- a CDS encoding alpha/beta fold hydrolase: protein MTVSLPSQTWHWQGYPILYRYQGSQGTPLLLIHGFGASSLHWRNNIPPLAAYHRVYAIDLLGFGGSAKPAPSTLPYTFETWSTLVLAFCHEVIGQPTVLIGNSIGCLVALQAAVFQPAWVRQLILLNCSLRQLHDRKRQQLPWYRRWGTSLLQQLLANRTLGTYFFRQIAQPRTVRRILHQAYANAAAVTDELVEILLTPAQDAGAADVFLAFVRYSQGPLPEDLLPQITCPTYFLWGAADPWEPIDEAQKLAKFPCVQEFVALPEIGHCPQDEAPEQVNTHILKWLGKISIST, encoded by the coding sequence ATGACTGTCTCTCTCCCCTCTCAAACATGGCACTGGCAAGGATACCCGATTCTCTATCGGTATCAAGGTAGCCAAGGTACCCCCCTACTGCTGATTCACGGCTTTGGTGCCTCTAGTTTGCATTGGCGCAACAATATTCCTCCCCTTGCCGCTTACCATCGGGTCTACGCCATTGATTTGTTGGGCTTTGGTGGCTCCGCCAAACCCGCTCCCTCGACTCTCCCCTACACCTTTGAGACCTGGTCAACCTTGGTTTTGGCCTTTTGCCATGAGGTGATTGGCCAGCCTACCGTTCTTATTGGTAACTCTATTGGCTGCTTGGTCGCTTTACAGGCCGCTGTTTTCCAGCCAGCGTGGGTCCGTCAATTGATCCTGCTCAACTGCTCTCTGCGTCAGCTTCACGATCGCAAACGACAGCAACTCCCTTGGTACCGCCGCTGGGGAACCAGCCTACTCCAGCAACTTTTAGCCAATCGCACCCTTGGCACCTACTTTTTCCGCCAAATTGCCCAACCCCGTACTGTGCGCCGCATTCTCCACCAAGCCTATGCCAACGCTGCCGCGGTCACCGATGAACTAGTGGAGATATTACTCACCCCTGCCCAAGACGCCGGGGCTGCCGATGTCTTTCTGGCCTTTGTGCGTTATTCCCAGGGCCCCTTACCCGAAGACCTGCTACCGCAGATCACCTGCCCCACCTATTTCCTTTGGGGCGCCGCCGATCCCTGGGAACCGATTGATGAAGCTCAGAAGTTAGCTAAGTTTCCCTGTGTGCAGGAGTTTGTTGCCTTACCAGAGATTGGCCATTGCCCCCAAGATGAAGCACCTGAGCAGGTGAATACCCACATTCTGAAATGGTTGGGCAAAATTTCCATCAGCACCTAG
- a CDS encoding ParA family protein, translating into MLKAWGYDLQNYWIKPKLGNGYPDFLISLPLAGDRSFNYLVIEVKSSNESRLSGQQQLREYMAAAQAVFGLLINGKDYQLFYQNPLKKPLCQLKWAAGQLERKSIQKLTKVLHRNAAEALVSALTQEQLKIYHHLEKVLQKNYAFPSTHPQRTAMIITVFNHKGGVGKTTLTLNLGAAFAAMGKRVLLIDIDPQSNLSIGLGIDPLRDIEDQGRKDIAHLLLEPKVTLEEVVYRKRWDNLHLDVVPSHIRLADQEADLIRTIDIDRVLQRKLRNHPYDIILIDPPPAFGKVNAIALMASHGVLIPIEFAPYPIRAIEYVLARLEAFRPVMDNPPRLLGIAVNKYDQRNSAVNAQMQERLQDILERVAREYAVVSNLLPKDTWIPKRAAIEKATDLQQPIFSRNLYAELSRADQEPIDELTTTFENLARHLSTEAFPQHE; encoded by the coding sequence TTGTTAAAGGCATGGGGCTATGATCTTCAAAACTATTGGATCAAGCCAAAGCTAGGGAATGGCTATCCCGATTTTCTCATTTCCTTGCCGCTGGCGGGCGATCGCTCCTTCAACTACCTTGTGATTGAGGTCAAATCCTCAAATGAGTCAAGGCTCAGCGGTCAACAGCAACTGCGGGAATACATGGCAGCAGCTCAAGCGGTTTTTGGCCTTTTAATCAATGGTAAAGATTACCAACTCTTTTATCAAAATCCCCTAAAAAAGCCCCTGTGCCAACTCAAGTGGGCCGCCGGCCAGTTGGAGCGAAAAAGCATTCAAAAACTGACCAAGGTACTGCACCGCAATGCTGCTGAAGCGCTCGTGAGCGCCCTAACCCAAGAGCAACTCAAGATTTATCATCACCTTGAAAAAGTATTGCAAAAAAATTATGCTTTTCCCTCAACACATCCTCAGAGGACTGCCATGATTATTACTGTCTTTAATCATAAAGGGGGAGTGGGGAAAACAACCCTTACCCTGAACCTAGGTGCTGCCTTTGCTGCCATGGGCAAGCGCGTGCTACTCATTGATATTGATCCGCAGTCGAATCTTAGCATTGGTTTAGGCATTGATCCCCTGAGGGATATTGAGGATCAAGGCCGGAAAGACATTGCTCACCTCCTCTTAGAACCAAAGGTCACCCTCGAGGAAGTCGTCTATCGAAAGCGTTGGGACAATCTCCACTTAGACGTTGTCCCCTCCCACATTCGCCTCGCAGACCAAGAAGCCGACCTGATTAGGACAATAGATATCGATCGCGTCCTGCAAAGAAAGCTAAGAAACCACCCCTACGATATCATCCTAATTGATCCACCCCCTGCCTTTGGTAAAGTCAATGCCATTGCTTTGATGGCTTCCCATGGGGTTCTGATTCCGATAGAATTTGCCCCTTACCCCATACGGGCGATTGAGTATGTCTTGGCCCGCCTAGAAGCCTTCAGACCTGTAATGGATAACCCGCCGCGGCTTCTGGGTATTGCCGTTAATAAGTACGATCAGAGGAACTCTGCTGTCAATGCGCAGATGCAAGAGAGGCTCCAGGATATCCTTGAGAGAGTAGCTCGCGAGTATGCTGTCGTTTCTAATCTCTTGCCTAAAGACACATGGATTCCTAAGCGCGCTGCTATAGAAAAAGCAACAGATTTACAGCAACCCATATTTAGCAGAAATCTATATGCGGAATTATCAAGAGCAGATCAAGAACCAATTGATGAGCTAACGACAACATTTGAAAATTTGGCGCGCCATCTTTCCACTGAGGCATTTCCACAGCATGAGTAA
- a CDS encoding 2-isopropylmalate synthase — MRIKYPPQTVDRVLIFDTTLRDGEQSPGASLNVDEKLTIARQLARLGVDIIEAGFPFASPGDFEAVQRIAETVGTETGPVICGLARATRQDIEAAAKALKPAYYPRIHTFIATSDIHLEYKLRKTRAEVLEIAQEMVAYAKSFVDDVEFSPEDAGRSDPEFLYEVLERVIDAGATTVNIPDTVGYTTPAEFGALIKGIKENVPNIDRAVISVHGHNDLGLAVANFLEAVKNGARQLECTINGIGERAGNAALEELVMALYVRRQYFNPFLGRPPESEEPLTNINTREIYKTSRLVSNLTGMLIQPNKAIVGANAFAHQSGIHQDGVLKHKQTYEIMDAQLIGLADNQIVLGKLSGRNAFATRLRELGFELSETELNKAFLRFKDLADKKKEITDWDLEAIAKDESQGIDLRGYQLEFVQVSCGDHARPTATVTVRTPSGEELTDAAIGTGPVDAVYRAINRVVQIPNRLIEYSVQSVTAGIDAIGEVTIRLQHEDRIYAGHAANTDIIVASAQAYMNALNRLYRGLEQRALHPQA; from the coding sequence ATGCGCATTAAATATCCTCCCCAGACCGTTGATCGGGTGTTAATTTTCGATACCACACTGCGGGACGGTGAACAGTCCCCAGGGGCCTCATTGAATGTGGATGAAAAACTGACGATCGCCCGTCAACTGGCTCGCCTGGGGGTGGATATTATTGAGGCGGGTTTTCCCTTTGCCAGCCCTGGCGACTTTGAAGCCGTACAGCGGATTGCCGAAACTGTAGGCACTGAAACCGGTCCTGTCATTTGTGGTTTGGCTCGTGCCACCCGCCAAGATATTGAAGCCGCCGCAAAAGCCCTCAAACCTGCCTACTATCCTCGCATTCACACGTTTATTGCCACCTCCGATATTCACCTAGAGTACAAGCTCAGGAAAACCCGCGCTGAAGTACTGGAAATTGCGCAAGAAATGGTGGCCTATGCCAAGTCTTTTGTGGATGATGTGGAGTTTTCCCCAGAGGATGCTGGGCGTTCAGATCCTGAGTTTCTCTATGAAGTTCTAGAGCGGGTCATTGACGCTGGTGCAACGACGGTCAACATTCCTGACACTGTGGGGTACACCACCCCCGCCGAGTTTGGTGCCCTGATCAAAGGCATTAAGGAAAATGTGCCCAATATCGATCGCGCCGTCATCTCGGTTCATGGTCACAATGACTTGGGTTTGGCGGTTGCTAACTTCCTGGAAGCGGTGAAAAATGGCGCCCGGCAACTGGAGTGTACGATTAATGGCATTGGTGAGCGTGCGGGGAATGCTGCCCTTGAGGAATTGGTTATGGCACTTTATGTGCGGCGGCAGTACTTCAATCCTTTCCTAGGTCGCCCACCCGAATCAGAGGAACCCTTGACGAATATCAACACCCGTGAAATTTATAAAACCTCCCGCTTGGTCTCAAACCTAACGGGGATGCTGATTCAACCCAACAAGGCGATCGTGGGTGCCAATGCCTTTGCCCACCAATCGGGGATTCACCAAGATGGCGTCCTCAAGCACAAGCAAACCTATGAAATCATGGATGCCCAACTGATTGGCCTTGCCGATAACCAAATTGTCTTGGGCAAGCTCTCTGGCCGTAATGCCTTTGCCACCCGCCTACGGGAATTGGGCTTTGAACTCAGTGAAACGGAACTCAATAAGGCCTTTTTGCGCTTTAAGGATCTCGCCGACAAGAAAAAAGAAATCACTGACTGGGATCTGGAGGCGATCGCCAAGGATGAAAGCCAAGGGATTGATCTGCGGGGCTATCAACTGGAATTTGTCCAAGTTTCCTGCGGTGATCATGCCCGCCCAACAGCAACGGTGACCGTGCGTACCCCCAGTGGTGAAGAGTTGACCGATGCCGCCATTGGCACTGGCCCTGTGGACGCGGTCTATCGTGCCATTAACCGTGTGGTGCAAATTCCCAATCGCCTCATTGAATACTCGGTGCAATCCGTTACCGCCGGCATTGATGCTATCGGTGAGGTAACAATTCGGCTACAGCACGAGGATCGCATCTATGCTGGCCATGCCGCTAACACGGATATTATTGTGGCCTCTGCCCAAGCCTATATGAATGCCCTGAACCGTCTCTACCGCGGTCTTGAACAACGGGCGCTACATCCCCAAGCGTAG
- a CDS encoding sirohydrochlorin chelatase, with amino-acid sequence MVVALNDSILNPLGFSLDLPPLPQPRPLLLIGHGTRDAEGRQAFLDFAQAYYQLDSCRPVFPCFLELTEPSIFEVLSQCAAAGYTDLSVLPILLFAARHNKFDVTNELDRARRAFPQLRYHYGRPYGLAPEILSLWRSRLELLDFPEFNPQGIGREETVLLMVGRGSSDPDANGDVFKLARMLWEGSGYQTVEVCFIGITHPRLPEGFARANLHRPRRVIVLPHFMFTGALVKKIYALTAEAQAAYPNVEYVNLPEIGLHPQLFYLTRRREIETYGGQVAMNCETCKFRLVAGHGHLHHHHHDHEHPSHSHDPGGHPHHHASSVDLDHLPSYHQRIWQVP; translated from the coding sequence GTGGTTGTTGCGCTTAACGATTCAATTCTCAATCCCCTTGGTTTTAGTCTCGATTTACCCCCTCTCCCCCAGCCTCGCCCCCTCTTGCTCATTGGTCATGGCACGCGTGATGCTGAGGGTCGCCAAGCATTTTTGGACTTTGCCCAAGCCTATTATCAACTGGATTCCTGTCGGCCTGTTTTTCCCTGTTTTCTGGAGTTAACCGAACCCTCGATTTTTGAGGTTCTGAGCCAATGTGCGGCCGCAGGTTATACCGATTTGTCAGTGCTGCCGATTTTGCTCTTTGCTGCTCGCCACAATAAATTTGATGTTACGAACGAGTTGGATCGGGCCCGGCGTGCTTTTCCGCAGTTGCGCTACCACTATGGCCGCCCCTATGGCCTTGCCCCAGAAATCTTGAGCCTCTGGCGATCGCGCCTCGAACTACTGGACTTCCCAGAATTTAACCCCCAAGGCATTGGCCGTGAAGAAACCGTTCTCTTAATGGTGGGACGCGGCTCCAGCGATCCCGATGCCAATGGCGACGTCTTTAAGCTAGCCCGTATGCTCTGGGAGGGCAGTGGGTACCAAACGGTTGAGGTGTGCTTCATTGGCATCACCCATCCTCGCCTACCCGAAGGGTTTGCGCGGGCGAATCTTCACCGCCCCCGCCGCGTGATTGTCCTGCCCCACTTCATGTTTACAGGGGCACTCGTCAAGAAAATCTATGCCCTCACCGCAGAAGCCCAAGCCGCCTATCCCAATGTTGAATACGTGAACCTGCCGGAAATTGGCTTGCATCCGCAACTGTTTTATCTAACGCGGCGGCGGGAAATTGAGACCTATGGGGGACAGGTGGCCATGAACTGTGAAACCTGCAAATTCCGCTTGGTGGCAGGCCATGGCCATCTTCACCACCATCATCACGATCATGAGCACCCCTCCCACAGCCACGATCCTGGGGGTCACCCCCATCACCATGCATCAAGCGTGGACCTAGATCACTTGCCCAGTTATCACCAACGCATTTGGCAGGTTCCGTGA
- a CDS encoding peptide ligase PGM1-related protein translates to MSIAEEFRQLQTRLLECWDGTETFIPELPRGPGGIERDIVVVPSLSFPQPELGKITGYTHYEERQLYTLIQLRNPRTRMIYVTSQPLHPSIVDYYLDLLPGVPSSHARDRLLLLATYDRSDKPLTAKILERPRLLERIRQALRPNQAYMVCFNSTPLERELAVRLGVPLYSTDPDLLYWGTKAGSRELFAAAGILHPIGSGFLQGVPELVRAIAHLQEKCPDLQRLVVKLNAAFSGEGNALLDLRPLRPLGSPHTPEHLQRIENSLEDMVFQAPNETWASYRQRFTDLGGIVEAFVEGTVKRSPSVQGCITPKGSVEIVSTHEQLLNAPTGQIFIGCEFPAHADYRQQLQQLGQKVGTYLAQQGVIGCFGVDVVATQTTAGWELYAIEINLRKGGTTHPFMTLKFLTDGHYELASGLFYSKHRRPKYYIASDNLCQPHYRGLLPNDLLDMIARYHLHFDSSTETGTVFHLMGALSEFGKLGLVSIGNTPEEAQAIYNQTIGVLDAAAL, encoded by the coding sequence ATGTCGATCGCCGAGGAGTTCCGCCAACTGCAAACGCGGCTCTTGGAGTGCTGGGACGGAACAGAAACCTTTATCCCGGAACTGCCCAGAGGCCCCGGCGGCATTGAGCGCGATATTGTGGTGGTGCCTTCCCTCAGTTTTCCCCAACCGGAGCTAGGCAAGATCACAGGCTACACCCACTACGAGGAGCGGCAGCTTTATACGCTGATCCAGTTGCGCAATCCGCGTACCCGCATGATCTATGTCACATCCCAGCCCCTGCATCCCAGTATTGTGGATTACTACTTAGATTTACTGCCGGGGGTGCCCAGTTCCCATGCCCGCGATCGCCTGCTCTTGCTGGCCACCTACGATCGCTCCGATAAACCCCTCACCGCAAAAATTTTAGAGCGACCTCGCCTCTTGGAGCGTATTCGTCAAGCCCTGCGTCCCAACCAAGCCTACATGGTGTGTTTTAACTCCACCCCTTTGGAGCGGGAACTGGCGGTACGCTTAGGCGTTCCCCTCTACTCTACGGATCCGGATCTCCTTTATTGGGGAACCAAGGCCGGCAGCCGAGAACTGTTTGCAGCGGCGGGAATCCTCCACCCGATTGGCAGTGGCTTTTTGCAGGGGGTGCCAGAACTGGTGCGGGCGATCGCTCATCTACAGGAAAAATGCCCTGACCTTCAACGGCTGGTGGTGAAACTCAACGCAGCCTTTTCTGGAGAAGGCAATGCTCTTCTCGACCTCCGCCCCCTGCGCCCCTTGGGCAGCCCGCATACCCCCGAGCATCTCCAGCGGATTGAGAATAGCCTAGAGGACATGGTCTTTCAAGCTCCCAATGAAACTTGGGCCTCCTATCGGCAGCGGTTTACAGATCTGGGGGGGATTGTCGAAGCCTTTGTTGAAGGGACAGTCAAGCGATCGCCCAGTGTCCAAGGGTGTATTACCCCCAAAGGCAGTGTTGAAATTGTTTCGACCCATGAACAGTTACTCAATGCCCCCACAGGTCAAATTTTTATTGGCTGTGAATTTCCTGCCCATGCCGACTATCGCCAGCAACTGCAACAACTGGGGCAAAAAGTAGGGACGTACTTGGCACAGCAGGGAGTGATCGGCTGTTTTGGTGTGGACGTTGTTGCAACCCAGACAACAGCAGGCTGGGAGCTTTATGCCATTGAAATTAACCTGCGCAAAGGCGGTACTACGCACCCCTTTATGACCTTAAAATTCCTCACCGATGGCCACTATGAGCTAGCCTCTGGACTGTTTTACAGCAAGCACCGCCGTCCTAAGTATTACATTGCCTCCGATAACCTCTGCCAGCCCCACTATCGCGGCCTCTTGCCCAATGATCTCTTGGATATGATTGCTCGCTACCATTTGCACTTTGACTCCAGTACCGAAACGGGCACCGTCTTTCACCTCATGGGGGCACTTTCGGAATTTGGTAAGCTTGGACTTGTCAGTATTGGCAACACCCCCGAAGAAGCCCAAGCCATCTACAATCAAACGATTGGTGTTCTCGATGCCGCGGCGCTATAA
- a CDS encoding SUMF1/EgtB/PvdO family nonheme iron enzyme, giving the protein MNQKFTPSETSTRWHAFDREVFWQAFQNQRQFTLQLVAQLSEVILCAQPHPLYSPVGWHLGHIGYTEAFWLLPEDSGFRDRDRYWYAADGRPKVERQHLPPRRQLLEYLAEIRQRTGDRFHCLSDTQWQQEARLWWWILQHEAQHSETMQMVLAMQGIFATLPPSLSLPQEHQRIAAGRYAIGSADLLALDNEQPSQWVETLPFRIDAAPVTWREFLAFVERGGYQQREWWSSSGWEWREAEKITAPFYPIPENLDLPMWGLSFYEAEAYGHSQGKRLPSEREWEIAAQQGLLNRGYVWEWTQSPFAPYPGFQSYPYRGYSAPYFDGEHFVLKGGSHWTRPILKRPSFRNWYSRSTREVFAGARYVHQENLISQ; this is encoded by the coding sequence GTGAACCAGAAATTTACGCCTTCTGAGACCTCGACCCGCTGGCATGCCTTTGATCGCGAAGTTTTTTGGCAAGCCTTTCAAAACCAGCGGCAATTTACGCTCCAATTAGTTGCCCAGTTGAGCGAGGTAATTCTTTGTGCTCAGCCCCATCCCCTCTATAGTCCCGTGGGGTGGCATTTGGGACACATTGGTTATACTGAGGCCTTTTGGCTATTACCTGAAGATTCCGGTTTCAGAGATCGCGATCGCTATTGGTATGCCGCCGATGGCCGACCTAAGGTGGAGCGACAGCACTTGCCACCACGACGCCAATTACTGGAGTACCTCGCAGAGATTCGCCAACGTACGGGCGATCGCTTCCACTGCCTGAGCGACACGCAATGGCAACAGGAAGCTCGTCTCTGGTGGTGGATTTTGCAGCATGAAGCTCAGCACAGTGAAACAATGCAAATGGTGCTGGCGATGCAGGGAATCTTTGCCACGTTACCCCCTAGCCTATCGCTGCCACAGGAACACCAACGGATTGCCGCTGGCCGGTATGCCATTGGCAGTGCAGACCTTTTGGCTCTAGATAACGAACAGCCCAGCCAGTGGGTCGAAACACTCCCCTTTAGGATTGATGCAGCACCGGTGACGTGGCGGGAATTTCTCGCCTTTGTTGAACGGGGTGGTTACCAGCAGCGGGAATGGTGGTCCAGCAGTGGCTGGGAATGGCGCGAAGCAGAAAAAATTACCGCACCGTTTTACCCCATCCCTGAGAACTTGGATCTCCCCATGTGGGGACTCAGTTTCTACGAAGCAGAAGCCTATGGCCATTCCCAAGGCAAACGTTTACCCAGTGAACGGGAATGGGAAATTGCTGCCCAGCAGGGACTCTTGAATCGGGGCTACGTTTGGGAGTGGACCCAAAGTCCCTTTGCCCCCTATCCGGGCTTCCAGAGCTATCCCTACCGTGGTTATTCTGCCCCCTACTTTGATGGTGAGCATTTTGTCCTCAAGGGGGGGAGTCACTGGACGCGCCCCATTCTCAAGCGGCCCTCATTTCGCAATTGGTATAGCCGCAGCACCCGTGAGGTCTTTGCCGGCGCACGCTATGTTCACCAAGAAAATTTGATTTCTCAGTGA
- the egtC gene encoding ergothioneine biosynthesis protein EgtC, with translation MCRLYAYMGRKTSLAHALVDAPHSLLVQSYQPREMTAGLLNADGFGVGWYAAHQDVPPFLYRQTIPMWHDINFTEHLSRYIESACFLANVRSATPGQAVQMTNTQPFRWGRWLGMHNGFIDNFRQTLHRPMRDRLSDICYNIVEGSTDSEHLFALFCNELVLNPQLSPVMVLRQTLQIVFSLAQAASTRVSAAMILTDGLYILASRCSQGTPPPTLYWSQDAEKIQLTSEPVDTQAEWYPLPENKLLLLSLHSEPEIYAF, from the coding sequence ATGTGTCGTCTTTATGCCTATATGGGGCGCAAAACCTCCCTTGCCCATGCCCTAGTGGATGCTCCCCATTCCCTGTTGGTACAAAGTTACCAACCCCGCGAAATGACAGCGGGACTCTTGAATGCAGATGGCTTTGGGGTGGGCTGGTATGCTGCCCACCAAGATGTGCCCCCCTTTCTGTATCGGCAAACAATACCCATGTGGCATGATATCAACTTTACTGAGCATTTAAGCCGCTACATTGAATCTGCCTGTTTTTTGGCCAATGTCCGCAGTGCCACACCGGGGCAAGCGGTGCAGATGACGAATACCCAACCCTTTCGCTGGGGACGCTGGCTGGGGATGCACAATGGCTTTATCGACAACTTTCGCCAAACCCTCCACCGCCCAATGCGCGATCGCCTGTCGGATATTTGTTACAACATTGTTGAAGGCTCGACGGATTCTGAACATCTCTTTGCCCTCTTTTGCAATGAATTGGTGTTGAATCCGCAATTGTCACCGGTGATGGTTCTGCGGCAAACACTGCAAATCGTCTTTTCCCTAGCGCAGGCAGCGTCTACCCGTGTCAGTGCCGCCATGATTCTCACCGATGGTTTGTATATTCTCGCCAGCCGCTGCTCCCAGGGCACACCACCCCCCACCCTGTACTGGAGTCAGGATGCCGAGAAGATTCAACTCACCTCAGAACCCGTAGATACTCAAGCGGAGTGGTATCCTTTACCAGAAAATAAATTGCTGTTGCTGAGTTTGCACAGTGAACCAGAAATTTACGCCTTCTGA
- a CDS encoding DUF2232 domain-containing protein: MNPTDSLEDDFPDIEALVPPEKSQSVGRSQIQRTLVITETAFLASTAALLWVVNFYLPAGPVLRLFFPIPIALVYLRWNRRAAWMAAIVSALLLSVLMGPPRSLQFLLPHGIMGVIFGGCWAKKAGWGRSILSGAVIGTAGFFFQISLVSILLGENLWVYFNRQVTNFIDWVLVNLNLLLEPTVTLIQVVALLLVFFQSTVYALVVHILAWTLLERLGNPIPDPPPWLRTILEEPR, translated from the coding sequence ATGAACCCGACGGACTCCCTAGAGGATGATTTTCCCGACATCGAAGCCCTTGTGCCCCCTGAGAAAAGCCAAAGCGTGGGGCGATCGCAAATTCAGCGTACCCTCGTCATTACGGAAACAGCCTTCCTGGCTAGTACCGCTGCCCTGCTCTGGGTGGTTAACTTTTATTTACCCGCTGGCCCAGTCCTGCGCCTGTTTTTTCCGATTCCCATTGCGTTGGTTTACTTACGCTGGAACCGCCGCGCCGCGTGGATGGCGGCCATTGTGAGTGCGTTGCTCCTTTCCGTTTTGATGGGGCCACCCCGCAGTCTGCAATTTCTCTTGCCCCACGGCATTATGGGGGTCATTTTTGGCGGCTGCTGGGCAAAAAAAGCGGGCTGGGGACGCTCCATCCTCAGTGGGGCAGTGATTGGCACTGCAGGATTTTTCTTTCAGATTAGTCTTGTGTCCATTCTCCTGGGGGAAAACCTCTGGGTTTACTTCAATCGGCAGGTCACGAATTTTATTGATTGGGTACTGGTCAATCTAAATTTGCTGCTGGAGCCAACGGTGACCTTGATCCAAGTCGTGGCACTACTGCTGGTCTTTTTCCAGTCCACGGTTTATGCCTTAGTCGTGCACATTTTGGCATGGACACTGTTGGAGCGATTGGGCAATCCCATTCCGGATCCACCGCCGTGGCTGCGCACCATCCTTGAAGAGCCTCGCTAA